gAGATATAGATCTAACATTAATGAGAAAATGACATATTTAAAGGAGATTGTACCATCGTTGAGAGTTGCTAGTAAGAGAGAAAACGGTATACCTATAATTAAAGAGGATTCGATTGATTTAGATGGGTTGCAACctgcaaaaaaattaaataaagcATCGATATTGTTAAAAACTATAGAGTATATAAGGcatttagaaaataaatgtCATAATGGTATCCAaggtaataataatacaaatgaTAGATACCGGAACTAGATTTGTTAAGAAATGTTCGTTAATTTTCTCAActgataaaattgttatAACCAAGTATGATAAAGTTGTCCATAAGaatgaatattaaaataaatgtgATAAACTATTAATTATCCATATAATTATGAAACAAGTAAGCCGTTGTAATTTCATAAATAGTACTATTTAATACACCTAAGGTTTTATTAAAGTGTcattaacaaataatacaaCCCCATTCACACTAGTGACAATCTTGAGAACTGGCGTGAACACTTTGTCATTGACAGATGCGACAAAGTAGTCACCATTACTTTCTCTTTGTAACAATACGTCGCCAGAACCTGAAGTTTGGTTTGCCAAACTTCTTAGCACTATTGCGTTGTTCTTGTAGCGGCCATATGTACTTTTGTTATCCTCATACGAGACTACATGAGATCTAACAAAATTGGCGATATTATCTTGAATAGCTTTATCGATTGCCTGGTCTGATGATTTATTTGCCTCCATGGCCTCTATATTTTTGGGAAATTGCCATGGTTTCATAGACAACCTCATCATAGACTCATTAATTGGTGAAATTACTATTAGGTCCTGATCTTCATCCATTAGTAAATTGTTTAAAGCTACATCCATTCTGGTGTAAGAGgcaaatatatttatatttttcgaACTTGCTAAAGTGGAATTTAACTGCACCGGAGTTGTATCATATTTATCAGATATTAGATtgttgttatatttattcataaAATCCTTATCTTCATGGAATGGAAAAAGCTCAGATAACACCTTATTTAAATCTAAGGGCGTAATTTTTTCCGCCTGTGCTACTCTctgattttgattttcaTCCATATTTCTATTCCATACAGGACCATACCTTTGAAGTTGCTTATCGTTAGTAAAACgtatattttcatcagCAAACCGTTTATGTAGTCTTCCATTTGCATCTTTGTACGTTATTAAATCCACTACTTCTTTCCCTAAGGCAAGACtcaaataaagaaaaaaaacagCAAAAGTCAAAATAGGTTTCTCGTACATTTTATACATATGTGTTTCAACAGCGTGTTATATGGTTTAAAATAGGTTGATCGACCTCTAAATACCAAAAAAAGAGTTTCTTGAATAACTTACTATTAGAATAAGCTATGTGGGGTTGCTTTCCTTGTTCTTATATATCTCATCGCCTGCTGCTGTTTGAAAAAAAGGAACACAAAACAAATGCGCAAGCCCGGAATCGAACCGGGGGCCCAACGATGGCAACGTTGGATTTTACCACTAAACCACTTGCGCAATCAATTTATTGCTGATCTTTCTACGAAAACAAGTCCACGATAGATCAACTTGCCTGGTTATCTCATTAATGTACAGTTATCAGCATTTGTTCGCGACTGCCAATAAACATAGTTGCACCTTGTGCACAAACCTATTTAGGATAATATCCCGTCAACCTCTCAGTGAATGGAGTAGGACTATAATCTTTGAAACAATGTTTTTGGCAACCATAATATGTATTCTTTAGGCAATAAAAACACCAGGTTAATTCAATGACACTCAGATAGGAATGGTTCGATGCAGATTAGTAGCGTTTGCAGAGTTAGAATTGTAAGAGTCCGCCCCCCCTCATTGTAATGTAACATACCTAGTCGTATTTGGTTTCTGTGCAACTATTTAACAAATTCTTCAGAAACACTCGGACAAGAAAAACTTTTTTCAACGTTTTGGTGCAGAAAGCTCATCGATTTGTCAATCCTATAAATCATAATACAATTGATACATAAACTCATCAAGATTAATGTGACAGCTATAGATCTCTATATCAGTTCAACGTCTAGGTTTTTATGATGAACGTTGTAAATTACCTTGTGCAAAACATTTCAATTTGTTAGCAGTTCTTATTGCATAGTAATACGGTAACAACTCATCAAGAGAATACAAGGACagaatgaaatatattattgaacaTATGGAAGAAGGCTTCAGTGAATGGGTCGTTCTTGAGTACTCGCAGATTTTGAAGGATGTTGGATCTGAGAATCTAATTCTTTCATCGTTGCCAAAGAATACAACAGAAAAGGATATCCCAGAAAGATTACTGAAATTAGGATTACAATGGACAACCGGtgatttgaaagaaatCACTAAAAAGTATCCCAACTTACAACAATTAGAGAATGGAAGAGTATGTTTATTAGACCCAAGAGCCAGCACAGACTTACAGCCAGAAGATGTGGAGAAATTCGATTATTTTGTGTTTGGTGGTATTCTGGGTGATCATCCACCAAGAGATCGTACTACAGAGTTAGCCATTGCTTATCCAAATCTGTTAATAGGAAGAAGACTAGGTGACAAGCAAATGACTACTGACACAGCAGTGAGAACTACTCAAATCATtgttaaagataaaaaaaagtttGAAGATATTGAGTTCATCGACTATCCAGAATTCAGATTCAGCAAGAATGAAGCCACTGAAATGCCTTTCAGATATGTATTAGATGCGCAAAAGAAGCCTATCCTTCCAGAAGGTATGTTAGAATTGATTAAACACGATGCTGAACAAAGTATCgatgatttatttatgtAATGACATAGTGTATATCTCCTTCGCAGTTTTTAATAATCGAATATATGTGGcattaattaaactatACAATTACAGTTGCTAGTCTAAcattatgaatatatagAAGTATATTTGCGCTAGACAATGCATTATCCTCTCATCACTTATCAGTGGTTGAttcttctttcaaaaaatcGGTTAGTAGTTCCTCAATGTTGATATCATCTTTATTTGAAGTATCAACCATTGCAGGTTTAGCTGGTTCTTGTTTACGACCCGTAGTACAGTAAGCTGTAATACCCCCAACAGCAACTAATGTTGAGATAGCCAAAACATGAGATTGCACAGTTCTACCAAAAATAACATATGCATTTCCCATCTTTCcgatatttaattttgtaattattCGTTTTATCCTTGTTTAAGAGCACCAATATTACAGATGTGAAAGAACTAAACCAAGAATTTGACCATTCACTAACGTACATTGCGAATACTAcaagatatataaaagcTCAAACAAGTTTAACTTCTTAATGCATTAGGAGTGAACAAATTAACTGAAGGGtgacattgaaaaatgtcACCCGTTGATTATGATTGGCTGATTACGAATCAAAGATTTCCCCATTCTAAAGATGACTTTACTTCTGAAGTTATTGACGTTAATATCATTGACTCGCCAACCATTAACCAAAGATCCAAGAGACTGGAATAGATGATTACTTCAAGTTGAACTTGAAGTAGTGGTCGTCTCATCTCATTTAACTGTTTGCATTAATACCTTTATAACTTTTGACAATTGCACAATTCTATTACCCGCAACATCCAAATTTACTCAAATTAACTACAACTCACATTATCTAGAACCTTCAACCTTATTCATGCATAATATAACCTagctatatatataacaccttctttatatatctgATTATTTATTCCAGTGGATAGTATTAGTTAATTATTAGATGTTGTAAGTaggtatatatatatatataaacatacCATTTAAAACATTCCAACACCAAAAATCATAATAACATGTCAAGCATCATCAGATCTGCCAAATCTATTGTTCCATTAATGGACCGTGTTCTAGTTCAAAGAGTTAAAGCTGAAGCTAAGACTGCTTCTGGTTTGTACTTACCTGAGAAGAACGTTGAAAAGTTAAACCAAGCTACTGTCTTGGCTGTGGGTCCAGGTTTCACTGACGCTACAGgcaataaaattattccACAAGTTAAAGTAGGTGATCAAGTCTTGATTCCACAATTCGGTGGGTCTACAATCAAGTTAAGAAATGACGATGAAGTTATCTTGTTTAGAGATAGCGAAATCTTAGCTAAATTAAAGGATGAGGCTTAGAGTTAATTCATGCACATATGCACACGAAAAACAAGTGCACATACTTGTGTGAATATTTGTATGTATATGAGTGAAATAACAGGCGTATCTAGTAGCATCATACTACTTATATCAAATCATGTAAATAAGTATTCGCCATTACTTAATTgtgaaatttttcattttacaATAATGTAATTGgatgttaataattatttgagGTTGTTTTGAtgaatattcaatattaatgtcgatatttaaataaaatctaattatatctatttagatatttatgataaatagcattcaaaaatattaaataaatgcAACGACTTCATAACAATGGTACAAATGCTTCGAGAATGAGTTACTCAATGACGTATTGGAACAACTGGCCAGCATTAAATCTCTCCAGGGCATCTTTAATGTCTTCTTCTCTCTGATAAACTTTCATAAACCAATTAGGAAACTttgattcattaatatatcCTTCCCATACTTTCTCCACTGAATTATCACTCATGTCAATTTCAGAATTGGTTGTTTTGTCAATAAACGATTCATTCCATTTCAATCGACTTGTTATTAACTTTTCGTAAAATTTACAAGATTTTTCATCACCATAGATTATTATAATACCTGGTCCATCATCTTTTACTCTTGCACAAGCACCGCGTAATCCTAGTTGTTTGCTATTAACCTTCAGTTTATATCTGATGGATGGGTTCACTAgctttttaaatttgaatattttgcaAATGTTGTTTCTGGGTGGAACTTTGACGTTAGGTATGCCAAGGTTTTCTCTCTTTCTCTTAACGGCTTCCTCGTGACGGATTTTGTTTGTTTCTTCAtgttttctctttctttcttcGACTTGTTCTCGTACCGTGTTTTCCCATTGAGTTGGATCagtaatattttgattattttcatataCATTCATCATGTTACTTACCTTAACTTTTGGTTCAGGTTTAGGTAAAATGCCcagttttattttagtttctttttcttccCTTTCAAGTTTTTTCCTATTTCTTCTGagtttttttctttctgttTTAGTCAGATATATCTTACTTACAAGCCTATTTCTATCTCCTAATTTGATTGGTACTGGGTGTTGGACATACCGTATCGATGGATGGCTTACAATTTCAGAATTTCgttcatcatcttcaacTTCAGATTCAGACTCAGATACATCATCTACGGTAAACTGCTTATCATATTTctctaaaatattattattctcaTCTAAGTAAGGGCGGTCCCACCACTCAACGTCTGGTATATCTTCTACTGcagtaaaatatttatcttCTCCGATAACGTGGTTTGGTATTAATCcttctttgattttatttaatttctctTTCTCCAACTTTTCCTGTGTCTTCTCTCCATAAATTctcttcctcttcttttttttattcaatagCCTCTGTTTCTCATATTCTGCCGTTATTTCACCCTTTTTGTGAAACACTAAACCTCTGTGAAGTCTATCGTTAACTTTTTTGTAATTAGCTTCACCTTTAGCATCATGGAAGTTAAGGTAAGGATTCTCTTGCTTATGTTGTCTtctaattaaatttaaatttgatgaaaaaaGTATAGGGTTGATTTCGGTTTTTAAACCTTTCTTCTGTGTCTGTTGGTTCTCAACGACGCTCCCTTTATAAGTCTCGTCACTCTTCTGATCCCTCATATTGATTGACTACTTGAATATCTTCAACGGAAATGTAGAGATGATGGCTCCCAGGTTTTACTAAATTCTTGCTAGTATAAGTTATATGTTTGGATTCTTATATTACTAAACATTTGTAGTTAGTAGTTATGACTTTAATATAATCATAATTAGCTGACAACATTTATCATTCAACtaaatcattttatttggacttaatttatattttatattctgaTGCCGTTCGCATTACtttgtaaatattgaaactgACAAATACAggattataataaatatattaaaaaggATAAATTAAATGTACTTAGTATgcatattataaaaattatattggTATATTACCTAATAATGAGTAATGTATGTTTGTTTcatttcttaaataaaGATGAGAAAAATCCACCACTTTTCTTCTTAGGAGGACTTTCGGTATTACTTACGACTTTTCTCAAAACTGGGCCCTCAGtatctttctttatttttcgATGTGAATCGTGTGTATGTCCAGGGCTATTTCCACTGTATGTCAAAACATGGCTAATCGAGGGTAGATCATCAAGGTTACTTCTTGTTGGCGAACTTGATAATTGACGTGTTAACGGTTGTCTTGGTTGATGAGACAAGGTTCTCACTATGCCACTGTGTGTATGAGTATGATGAAGTTTAGGTGCTTTGGTTTTAGAGGTAGTATTGACAACATCTAACATTGATTTTTTAGAAGTAGTTTCAGGTTTTACTTCACCACCTGTTATTTCCTTCTTCCAACGCTCAAATTCTGAGACTACAGAACAATCCACCTTGATTTGTGCAATTGATTTCGCAAATGAAACGGAagcattaaaaatgatatttattttacagAGTGGGTCATTATGATTGTTGATTTcacatttttttaaattttctaacatattatttctattgTCCATggataataatttcaattgttgCTCCATTGTCTTCGATGTAATCTCGTGTTCAATTCTATTCGTAATGGAATCATCTGTGTTGGATTTATCTTGTTTTTTCTTAACAGCTGATTCTACTAGTAAATTCAATTCAGAGTTATTCTTTACTGGTCCcgaattttcattttgtatACTTCTTTCGAATTCGTGCATTCTTAGCGAAGGAACAAGGAACACTGGAACAATATACCTTGTTGCTAATTGATCAGATACATATCTAGACTTCCAACACACTAAATCCTCGGTTAATTTCCATTTCTTTGTACCTGCAACAATGAAGTCTGGATTATAACTTTTGAATACATCAATTAAAGTGGAAGATGTCTTATCAACATTAATTTCAACAGTGATCTTCACCGATAAGGACGGTGAGATTATTGATGTTATATAggtaaaaatatttcttattGAATTCTCAATGTCAATTTTCTCGTAACCATAGCACCACTCTGTCGCATTATTTGTTAAAGGTGAAGAgaataatgaaaacaaatCTTTTTTAGTATTGTCTGAGGATGCTCtagatgatgaagaagcaGCATCTGAGGTGATATCTCcaacaaatttattaaacttATCACCATGGTTACGTCCCGGCAATTTTATCTTCGGTAAATTTGCGATGACCACTAGGTGATCGTTATTAGATAGTTCTTTAAGAATCCAATCCAAGGCCACCCACGTATATTTTCTACCACTGATATGACAGATTATAGTCCTTGGACCATTTGTAAAACCAACTTTCTTCTGAAGgattttatcttttttccTCTGTTGTTTTGTGATGGGAGTGTAGTCATTGCCCATTACAGCCATAGTATATTGTTCTTCAGgaaataatatatcaggctttttaaaatatattgactTATTGCATCTCCTATGACCAATTCTATTTTTACGTGTCCGCCAAGCTTTTTTAAACATATTCTGTTCTCTATTGATAATTACAGAATCTGTACTGACACTCGGTCTGCTTGGATAATCAGTTCTGACAATTTTACCATTTTCTGATATCTTCAAATGATGTGACAAATTATTTGCAGCCATTCTAGTTTTCGGGGAAATCCATCCAGGAGGAAATGATGAACTTCTATTATGCGAGGAATGTGTAGTATAATCATGTTGCCCCTGTTTTAAATGCGACTCTGGCTGATAACTTTCGTTATCGTAATATTCATCCATCGTATAAGCATCAGGAATCTGTACACCTAAAAATTCAGGTTCCTCAGTTTGAAAATGAGAATTATCAGTGAACGATGGAACAGTATTAAAAGACACAGAAGGAGATAAAGTTGGTATTCTAGATTCTTGTTGACTCTCAGTGCCTCCGGTTTGCATTCGCTTACCGTCATCGTTGGAACTGACACTTTGAGTGGCATCTATACTACCGGAGTAATCATTCAAGCTATCGGAGTAAATTTTGAGCTGACTATAAGCATCTCTCATTTGCTTAACCGCATCTGAGTCACCCATAGTATAGTGTCAATATTTTGGGATGTATATAGTAACCCTCAGTattgttgtttttatttttggtaTCGTTAATTTTATACCCAATTTACTAGATATAAAACAAATCTCAAATTGTAATAGAAAACGTTCCCATATATAATGCGATTGGTAGTGATGGAAATAGACTAGACAACCCAAACACTCACTTAATAAATTGGAATTTTGCTTCTATGcatgtttatatatatatgtataatTGCCCTTTAATTAATTTGGCGGTCAAATATTTCACGGCTCTTAAAACGGTGATTGATAGTCAGACCAGGGTAAATGTCACTGGGTAATACGCTGCATTGAAACTATACAGATAGTTACATAAGTGTTGCAGAAggtatatatgtgtgtgtgtgagGACGGTAGAGTTCAATGTTCTACTCAGACTTTAGTTTCTCCATTGCAAGTTGTTCGAGTCTCTTGGCAGGAGCATAGCCTTCAAGAAGGCCCAATGCGTACCATTCAATCAGAAAATCGGTTGGGACCCTGTAGAACTTCAATTTTGGTCTTAATAATATGTATGTCTCT
The nucleotide sequence above comes from Tetrapisispora phaffii CBS 4417 chromosome 3, complete genome. Encoded proteins:
- the TPHA0C00400 gene encoding uncharacterized protein (similar to Saccharomyces cerevisiae YDR262W; ancestral locus Anc_5.623), which produces MYKMYEKPILTFAVFFLYLSLALGKEVVDLITYKDANGRLHKRFADENIRFTNDKQLQRYGPVWNRNMDENQNQRVAQAEKITPLDLNKVLSELFPFHEDKDFMNKYNNNLISDKYDTTPVQLNSTLASSKNINIFASYTRMDVALNNLLMDEDQDLIVISPINESMMRLSMKPWQFPKNIEAMEANKSSDQAIDKAIQDNIANFVRSHVVSYEDNKSTYGRYKNNAIVLRSLANQTSGSGDVLLQRESNGDYFVASVNDKVFTPVLKIVTSVNGVVLFVNDTLIKP
- the SFM1 gene encoding protein-arginine N-methyltransferase SFM1 (similar to Saccharomyces cerevisiae YOR021C; ancestral locus Anc_5.605) translates to MKYIIEHMEEGFSEWVVLEYSQILKDVGSENLILSSLPKNTTEKDIPERLLKLGLQWTTGDLKEITKKYPNLQQLENGRVCLLDPRASTDLQPEDVEKFDYFVFGGILGDHPPRDRTTELAIAYPNLLIGRRLGDKQMTTDTAVRTTQIIVKDKKKFEDIEFIDYPEFRFSKNEATEMPFRYVLDAQKKPILPEGMLELIKHDAEQSIDDLFM
- the MCO10 gene encoding Mco10p (similar to Saccharomyces cerevisiae YOR020W-A; ancestral locus Anc_5.606), with translation MGNAYVIFGRTVQSHVLAISTLVAVGGITAYCTTGRKQEPAKPAMVDTSNKDDINIEELLTDFLKEESTTDK
- the HSP10 gene encoding Hsp10p (similar to Saccharomyces cerevisiae HSP10 (YOR020C); ancestral locus Anc_5.607) — translated: MSSIIRSAKSIVPLMDRVLVQRVKAEAKTASGLYLPEKNVEKLNQATVLAVGPGFTDATGNKIIPQVKVGDQVLIPQFGGSTIKLRNDDEVILFRDSEILAKLKDEA
- the PRP3 gene encoding U4/U6-U5 snRNP complex subunit PRP3 (similar to Saccharomyces cerevisiae PRP3 (YDR473C); ancestral locus Anc_5.608); this translates as MRDQKSDETYKGSVVENQQTQKKGLKTEINPILFSSNLNLIRRQHKQENPYLNFHDAKGEANYKKVNDRLHRGLVFHKKGEITAEYEKQRLLNKKKKRKRIYGEKTQEKLEKEKLNKIKEGLIPNHVIGEDKYFTAVEDIPDVEWWDRPYLDENNNILEKYDKQFTVDDVSESESEVEDDERNSEIVSHPSIRYVQHPVPIKLGDRNRLVSKIYLTKTERKKLRRNRKKLEREEKETKIKLGILPKPEPKVKVSNMMNVYENNQNITDPTQWENTVREQVEERKRKHEETNKIRHEEAVKRKRENLGIPNVKVPPRNNICKIFKFKKLVNPSIRYKLKVNSKQLGLRGACARVKDDGPGIIIIYGDEKSCKFYEKLITSRLKWNESFIDKTTNSEIDMSDNSVEKVWEGYINESKFPNWFMKVYQREEDIKDALERFNAGQLFQYVIE
- the TPHA0C00450 gene encoding uncharacterized protein (similar to Saccharomyces cerevisiae JIP4 (YDR475C) and YOR019W; ancestral locus Anc_5.609), whose product is MGDSDAVKQMRDAYSQLKIYSDSLNDYSGSIDATQSVSSNDDGKRMQTGGTESQQESRIPTLSPSVSFNTVPSFTDNSHFQTEEPEFLGVQIPDAYTMDEYYDNESYQPESHLKQGQHDYTTHSSHNRSSSFPPGWISPKTRMAANNLSHHLKISENGKIVRTDYPSRPSVSTDSVIINREQNMFKKAWRTRKNRIGHRRCNKSIYFKKPDILFPEEQYTMAVMGNDYTPITKQQRKKDKILQKKVGFTNGPRTIICHISGRKYTWVALDWILKELSNNDHLVVIANLPKIKLPGRNHGDKFNKFVGDITSDAASSSSRASSDNTKKDLFSLFSSPLTNNATEWCYGYEKIDIENSIRNIFTYITSIISPSLSVKITVEINVDKTSSTLIDVFKSYNPDFIVAGTKKWKLTEDLVCWKSRYVSDQLATRYIVPVFLVPSLRMHEFERSIQNENSGPVKNNSELNLLVESAVKKKQDKSNTDDSITNRIEHEITSKTMEQQLKLLSMDNRNNMLENLKKCEINNHNDPLCKINIIFNASVSFAKSIAQIKVDCSVVSEFERWKKEITGGEVKPETTSKKSMLDVVNTTSKTKAPKLHHTHTHSGIVRTLSHQPRQPLTRQLSSSPTRSNLDDLPSISHVLTYSGNSPGHTHDSHRKIKKDTEGPVLRKVVSNTESPPKKKSGGFFSSLFKK